The segment GGCCTTGTCGTATTTGGAGCCATAGATTGGAACGTACTGCAGAACAAGCTTCCAGTCGGTGTAGTACAGCAGAGCCAGGCCAGCGGCCCCACCGAATCCAGCTCCAGAGCGAGCGCTTAAAGAAATTGGGAAAACAACATTGTTATTGAATCTGCACGATTATGCAATGTGCCTGTGTGTGCACATTGGGCCGAACTCGAGTAGTCTTATGATGGTCCAACCAGGATGTCATCATTTACTTACAAGGACGACGCGATTTTAGCGTGTTTCTTGCCAAATGGGATGCGGAAAGCCATTTTATTCAactaaattaaattttctgtGGCGTTAAGATTCTCTGTGGCCTTGCCGTATTCTTACACTAGAAATTCCAAAGATATGCAACGCAGCCCTGAACTGCGCTGCTCCGACCCTGGTTATTGAACGGCAGCACTATCTGGAGTACGTGCGAGTAACAATTTGTCATCAAATAATAGTTTGCCGTAAAACTAAATCATACATCACAATGAAGGTGTCTATATTTGGTGAACTCAACACGTTTGAGTTGCTCGTCCTGAGCAGCTTATTGCCAGGCGTCTTCGTGTTCCTGTGGACATTAATAACCGGGGATATTAAAGTCGTGCCCAAATCTTATCTATCACGGAATGTTTATTTTCATGCAATTTTTCTAATACTTTTACAGAACTTTAAGGGAAGCAAGCTGTCCTACTCCGAATTCACCGCGCAGGATCCTGTTAACTGCTACCAGAATTACGGCGAAAAGAAAGATAAGGATTCTTAAGTCGATTGATGCAATTGATGATCGTCATCAAAGATAACTAAAGATATAATGTTTTAAAATTGTAAAAATATATTGCGGATCTGGCAATAGAAATAAAGTCAGATTGAACCAGAGGCTCTGTATTGTTGCATGCGAAGATATCGATAGGTGATATCCCATAGAAGCGGTGAGGAGGAAAGAAGTTCGAACATAGTGGCAAggccaaaatttaaggggaaaaggTTAGCGAAGAGTGGCGCCACCTGGTCCTGGAGAGTTGCAGTTCCGCCCGCTCTTCGGAGCCGTTATGAGAGAAGATTTCCGATCTCATCCCATAACGGAGTCCCGAAGCCAACTCACACATACCCCAAAGAAAAGAGAGCCGCCAGCATCCCGAATCAGgccatgcccttgaacctagtTCAAGGGCGATAGAAGAGAGAGCGATGGGGATCAGCGGCCCGGGAGCATTAAACAGAGCAGCTAAGCCTAGAGGGGGTTCAGAGAAAGAAATTCCCGCAACGGAGGAGCATGCGCGCCGGACATAGTGATTtagtgatttttttttgttctgaaagaaaaagtgagtgGGATGAGGATGGAGTAGTGGCCATCACCCGataaaaagataaataaattTGGGATTCCAGGGGATCAAGATCAGTGAAACACCAGGAACTTTAGAGCTGACCAGCGGGACGGAAAGTAGACCCAAAAAGCACAAGAGTGAGTCCGCTCCAAAGGGGGAGTAAAGAAACCCCAAATTTATTCTTTTTGTTGGCGAATCCATAGGGAATAGGTCACAGCTCCGCCATCCTGGCTTGCTTTTTGCTGGGCTCGAAGACACAATCCTGGCCACGTAGAGCGGGTCCCTCGCCCATTTAGGGAGAGCAAAAAAAAGCATCAATTAACTTATTTACtcccattatttatttttgttagacgtctccatttatatgtatatgttaatcccctaatttaagtccgcccatattatatctatatgtaacttatttatatttattatattaattatttctatttatctatttatttattaaccgcCCGTAGTGATAAGATGAGGGGGGTATGAATAGGCAGGCTTAGTGTAGCGATGATAACGTGTAAAAGAAGGAAATTGAAGTGAAAATTATAACGAAAAAAATGAATTGCTAAGCGTTTCATATGGGGggaagaggagccacagcaacgagagggtaaggctgctgcacatggcagGGAGATCCAAAACGTTGTTATTCAGATCTCAGGTAGGGTGGGTACGTCAGGGGTAAAAACATCGACACCTCGACCTGGTCCACGTCTGTGTTGAAGGAAGTTACTGTAATgttgtttgtcgagtagagtccgtttgcagttttttttgtcggttacttttgttgtttcaatttgttcgagatatccaattagttggtatattgtgcgacctgagggcttgggaagtacccagccctgggatgaCTGGCTAGCCGGCCTTGCCCCGAAGAAAACAAAGGTTCGTAACACTATTGAGaagaatatttaaataattttgtaGTTGGAATATTGTTCGTTGTTTCTTGCCGTGTCTGGTCACACTAGATATTGGTCGATGTTTGCCAAAACTGTTCGACGAGTCAGAGCATTTTATCTCATTTATGAGTTGTTTTAATTGTTTAAACCCGATTAACTGCTCCTAAGCTTCACTATCATAGATTTTAGCGTGTCTGTGGCCTTTTCGATGCACATCCGCACAATTACTTTCAGCGTAGAATACACCCATCGACCAAACAGGCCTCTGGCTAGGAGAAACAACGAAACAAAGGCTGCGGACGACTGCACACAGACAGGGAACAAAAACAATGTCGGAAACATACGGTTTGTCTCTACACGAATAACTAATTAGAAGCAATTTCTAATTAATTATGGTTGGTGAAACTCGTCTAGATTACCTGTTCAAGTTCCTGATAATTGGAAGCGCTGGCAGCGGCAAGAGTTGTCTGTTGCATCAATTCATCGTAAGCAAATGTAAGCTTGGTGTTGTAATTTCCCTTTTATGCGTAGTATTAACTACTTGCTCCGTTTGGCAGTCAAAGACGACAGCTCCCACACCATTGGGGTGGAGTTTGGCTCGCGCATTGTAAATGTGGGTGGAAAATCGGTTAAGCTTCAAATATGGGATACCGCCGGACAGGAGAGGTTTCGATCCGTGACCAGGTCCTACTATCGCGGAGCTGCAGGTGCTCTGCTGGTCTACGATGCCACATCGCGGGACTCGTTTAATGCATTGACCAATTGGCTAAATGATGCGAGGACCTTGGCAAGCCCGAACATTGTCATTCTGCTGGTTGGAAACAAGAAGGACTTGGAAGAGGCACGCGACGTAACATTTCTCGAGGCCAGCACCATTGCCCAAGAGAACGGTTTGTTCTTTTCACTTTTGTGCATTCCCCTTACCATTTTCACTTTCCGAATGCTTTCGTAGAGCTCATCTTCTTGGAGACGAGCGCCAAGACGGGCGAGAACGTCGAGGAGGCCTTCCTCAAGTGCTCCAAGACCATCCTGGCCAAAGTTGAAACTGGCGAGTTGGATCCCGAGCGCATCGGCAGTGGCATACAGTACGGTGGAGCCGCTCTACGCAATCTACAGACTCGGCAACGGAGCATCAACAAGCCAGATTGCACCTGTCGCGTGTAGAGAAACCAGTCTGTCGTGCATCGCCAATTACTTACTCCTGGCGTGTATCGTATTATCATAAGCGAGCAAATTAATCTCTCTTTTATCCGTACTCGGAATGTGACCGCATTACCCCTAAGTTGTATTGTGTAGGCAGGGCAGGCGTGACGTGTGTGCCTGGTCCATCTCATTTCGTTTAGTTTGTGTTTGTCTTGTTAGTTTTAATCATTCCAAATTGTAAGCAAAATGCTTTTCAGATCTTTGGAACATTTAAACATTTGTTGTTTCCTCCAATGTTACTTTACTCTAATTTGTAGTTTCTAAGGCACTTAATATATGTATCTGCAGAGGCCTGAACAGAAGCCACCGCTGTTGCATGGACACTCGGATCAAATGAATGTAGAGTGCACTCTGCACTTTATTGTaaatataaacgagggggaacgttgtgagttgctgcgaacaccgcaactctacggttatacccgatactaagtcagtatggctctcctccggcagacgccactaatattaaacgacacgaaaaagagtgcgtgcgagagagacagaaaatcagtctgagcgtgacgtcgggcgctgcgtagccactgcaaattgatttgttcctattggctataaaaattatctgatctgatccagattcagcaatctgatagatatggtcattatctatgattctgcgtttttagttttctcgaatgtgcaatattgtggatgcaacagattttcgtcctttgtgtgggcggaagggggtggggcgaaactttgagatacacgttttatagtaagatctaacagaagtgcggataccaaatttggttactctagccttaatagtctctgggATTTttaaatatccccagattttcgtcctttgcgggggcggaagggggtgtggcgaaattttgaaacaaactcgtctcggtccgatatatttggagtgtggataccaaatttggttgctctagcctttgtagtctctgagatctaggcgctaatattttactctaagcaaagccgcctatgctacgtgtgtgttagagagagacagggcgagaaaaaatgaaattgttttcttgatgctggctataataataatacgatcccattcagattccgcagtcttaaagatatggtcattctctacaattcaacgtttttggttttctcatatctttaaaattgtggatgccacagattttcgtcctttgtgggggcggggcgaagttttgaaatattcttgtagcagtgacatatcacagaagtctggatccaaaacatcgttgctctagctcttatagtctttgagcactaggcgctgaaggggacgggcagacggacagacggacggacggacagacagacagggctcaatcgactcggctattgatgctgatcaagaatatatatactttatggggtcggaaacgattccttctggacgttacaca is part of the Drosophila miranda strain MSH22 chromosome Y unlocalized genomic scaffold, D.miranda_PacBio2.1 Contig_Y1_pilon, whole genome shotgun sequence genome and harbors:
- the LOC117189518 gene encoding uncharacterized protein LOC117189518, encoding MKVSIFGELNTFELLVLSSLLPGVFVFLWTLITGDIKNFKGSKLSYSEFTAQDPVNCYQNYGEKKDKDS
- the LOC117189516 gene encoding uncharacterized protein LOC117189516, which codes for MAFRIPFGKKHAKIASSFARSGAGFGGAAGLALLYYTDWKLVLQYVPIYGSKYDKAE
- the LOC117189515 gene encoding ras-related protein Rab-4B-like; protein product: MSETYDYLFKFLIIGSAGSGKSCLLHQFIVSKFKDDSSHTIGVEFGSRIVNVGGKSVKLQIWDTAGQERFRSVTRSYYRGAAGALLVYDATSRDSFNALTNWLNDARTLASPNIVILLVGNKKDLEEARDVTFLEASTIAQENELIFLETSAKTGENVEEAFLKCSKTILAKVETGELDPERIGSGIQYGGAALRNLQTRQRSINKPDCTCRV